The genomic region TTCCATCTTATCAAGCTCATTTGTCAAACGGAAACGATAGATTGATACAATCTTTTCAACATCCTTTTGGAATTGACTTGATGTTTTCCAAGCTCGCAAAAAGTCACGAACATCTTTGACATCCAATGCTAATAGCAAAGCTGCCCAAGCTTGTTCTGATGTTTTAAAGTGATAATCGTCTGCCAAATTATCCAAAAATTGTTGCAAATGATCATGAGCATTCTCAAGATGAGGAAGGTATTTTTGAGCTTCACTTGCAATCATGGTTTTAATCCCTTTACGCCAGAAAGGTGCCATCAATAATTTGTCAAATTCAATAAAAGAGCGCTCTACTGAAATTTTTTCAAGTAAGGGCGCATGTGCTGCCATGGCAGCAAAAGTCTCAGGTTCAATATCAAAATCAAGACTAGCTGAAAAACGGAAACCACGCATGATGCGAAGGGCATCCTCATTAAAACGCTCAGCTGGATTTCCAACCGCACGTAACAATTTGGCTTTCAGGTCAGCTAAACCATTAAATTTATCAATAATCAAACCTGTTTCATCAAGTGCAAAAGCATTTACCGTAAAGTCACGACGTTTCAAATCCTCTTCAAGTGAGCGAACAAAGGATACGCTACTTGGTCTACGATAATCTACGTAAACATCTTCCGTACGGAAAGTAGTGATTTCATACTCGCCACCTTCTTCAAGAACAAGCACAGTCCCATGCTCAATCCCAATATCAACGGTACGGTGAAAAATGCTTTTTGTTTCTTCTGGGTAAGAACTTGTTGCAATATCAACATCGTGAATCGGACGATTTAATAAAACGTCTCGAACACTACCACCGACAAAATATGCCTCGTAGCCTGCTTCACGAATTTTCTTTAAAATTGGTAAAGCCTCCTGAAATTCAGAAGGCAGATTGTTTAATTTCATAGTAATTTTTCCAAACCATAAACAAGTTTATCTTGTTTCACAACTGCTTTAATCCCAATATTAACGCCACTCATAAATGAAATACGATCATATGAATCATGACGAAGTGTTAGGCCTTCACCTTGTGCTCCAAAAATAACTTCTTGGTGAGCAACTAAGCCTGGTAAGCGAACACTGTGGATACGCATGCCATCAAAATCAGCACCACGAGCACCCTTAAGTGTTTCAACTTCATCAGGAGCCCCTTGTTTTTTAGCTTGACGTACTTCGCGAATCAATTCAGCTGTTTTCACAGCCGTTCCTGAAGGAGCATCCTTCTTCTTATCATGATGTAATTCAATAATTTCAAGGTCCGGA from Streptococcus lutetiensis harbors:
- a CDS encoding CCA tRNA nucleotidyltransferase, translating into MKLNNLPSEFQEALPILKKIREAGYEAYFVGGSVRDVLLNRPIHDVDIATSSYPEETKSIFHRTVDIGIEHGTVLVLEEGGEYEITTFRTEDVYVDYRRPSSVSFVRSLEEDLKRRDFTVNAFALDETGLIIDKFNGLADLKAKLLRAVGNPAERFNEDALRIMRGFRFSASLDFDIEPETFAAMAAHAPLLEKISVERSFIEFDKLLMAPFWRKGIKTMIASEAQKYLPHLENAHDHLQQFLDNLADDYHFKTSEQAWAALLLALDVKDVRDFLRAWKTSSQFQKDVEKIVSIYRFRLTNELDKMEMYCYGRNLIEQAEDLRLGFGLPVDFPTIERLDKELAIHDKHEIVVNGGMLIKEMQFKPGPELGQILKAIEQHIVLGELANDKEAIFEFIRKESK